AGTATCCTGCCCATTGTGGTGGAATACGGAACGGGCAATGCCCTCTTCAATGAAATAGACCAGGCGGTCTGTCACCCCCGACTGGACGATATAGGTATCTTTAGGATAATATCGCAGTTCCATATTTGCTTGAAGCGCCTGAAGCGCTTCATCGGATACCGGATAGATTTCTCTGATTTTATGAATGATGTTTTCCATCTTGAGATTCCTTACTTGATTCGACAGATTACCAGACGGACCTCAATGACGCACTTTAGGATACTTATTATTGAAACGGAACCCTAAGCCGAGCATCAAATAATTAGGTGTCTGAAAGTTTTGGAGATTGTAACCGATGTGAAGGAAAGAGTTGCGCGTCACGTCTATCTTCAACGCAAAGACCTGATACAACCCCCGCAAATCGCCACGTCCCAGCACATTCGTTCCCAAACCGACACCGATGGTAAAAAACGGCATTACGTACTCCGCCCGTCCCGAAAGTCCGAGAGCAAGCTGATGCTGAATGCCCGGCACAAAAAACCTGCGTCTGGAAGTCCCGCTGCCTCCATCGTAATCGTACTCCACAATTCGGTCTTCGGTGTACACATTGGCACTACCGTCATAGACACCGTCTAGCGAGAGGCCGAATCGCAGCTTATAATTGAGGTTGTACATCGGAGCAAAGTTGAATCCCGCCACGGGGTAACTGCCCGGCGAGGCTATCTGCTTCCCGCTTTCTACGTACACGCCTTTCCGTCTCCACGAGCCGAACAACACAAGGTCGTAACTAATATGACGGGGAAAACGGGAAATATACGGCTTGACCAAAGACTTGGTCAGGTCGGATTCTTCACGGTTGAAGTTGTACACCAGACCGATTTTCGCTCCGGTAGTGTTCACTCCTGCGTTGGGGAATTTGGTGTTACCGTTGGAGAAATGCGTAAAATCTCCGCCGATGATAAAATCGAAATAACGGGAAAGCGACCAATTGAGGTAGATACCTGCATTGAGAAATGCGTTCACCCGTGAACCTACCGCTCCATTGTAGGAGTTGTAATCGTTATCGTATGGTTTCCATCCGGCGGAAAGACCGAAATTCCACTCGTAATTGAGCGAAAGACGGGGATTGAAACGGGCTATGCGTGCACCTTGAAAGACGTAGAACGTCACCGGGTCACCGAGTTGCTTACGGTCGCCAAAGGTGGTGACGGCCAAGCCGAAGCCTTGGTAGGCTCCACCGTAGATACGGTCGGCACAGGTGTTGGGGCGAAACTTAAAGGAATATTTCAGATGAGCGGCAAAGGAACTTTGAATGGGCTTCCACCGTTCGTTCTCTCCTTGCAGGAAAGGATTGGTGGGGAACACGTATT
The Bacteroides luhongzhouii DNA segment above includes these coding regions:
- a CDS encoding acyloxyacyl hydrolase, producing the protein MRVKIPRREIVLFCSALLFPAASLCAQEVGQEMKEVRQDVEQLRQDVRELREEVRRLQEELHGFRRNSFPQCGMDTVVPYVPHRFIHRLGIEARPQYVFPTNPFLQGENERWKPIQSSFAAHLKYSFKFRPNTCADRIYGGAYQGFGLAVTTFGDRKQLGDPVTFYVFQGARIARFNPRLSLNYEWNFGLSAGWKPYDNDYNSYNGAVGSRVNAFLNAGIYLNWSLSRYFDFIIGGDFTHFSNGNTKFPNAGVNTTGAKIGLVYNFNREESDLTKSLVKPYISRFPRHISYDLVLFGSWRRKGVYVESGKQIASPGSYPVAGFNFAPMYNLNYKLRFGLSLDGVYDGSANVYTEDRIVEYDYDGGSGTSRRRFFVPGIQHQLALGLSGRAEYVMPFFTIGVGLGTNVLGRGDLRGLYQVFALKIDVTRNSFLHIGYNLQNFQTPNYLMLGLGFRFNNKYPKVRH